The DNA region GGCCAGACGCGGAAGGTACCGGCGCTTCTGATCCCCGGTGCCGAACCTGAGCAGCGCGGGAATGATCAGGGCGTTTTGCACATCAACGTAGACGGAAGTTCCCGCACAGACACGGGACAACTCCTCGATGGCCAGGACCGCGTGAAAGAAGCTCCCCCCCAAACCTCCGTACATTTTGGGAATCCGGATCCCCATCAGTCCGGCGGCAAACAGCTCGTCCATCAGACCGGGGGCGATGCGCCCTTCCCGGTCCATTTGCTCCACGTGAGGACGAAGCCTGGTTTCGGCGAATTCCCGCACCCGCTCCCTCCAGGCCCGCTCTTCCTCAGACAGCCAAGTGAGGGGCAACCGGGCGCCGTCAGCGGCCGACGCCGGCTTGTTCATTCCTCTCCACCTCCACTCCCTCATCGTCAAACGCCAGGAGCCTTTGCCAGGTCGCAAGGTTGGCCTTTTGCGGGAAGAAGTGTTTCAGGTACATGTTTTTCAGTTGAACGAACAGAGGATTTCCCATCTTCTGCATTTTGGCGCCGAAGAACACTTTCCCGCGGATCCAGTCCATGCGCGGTTTGCGACGGTCCACGTATCGCCGCAAACCTTCCCGGACATCCGTCGCTCCGGCCAGCGATTCGGCCAACACAACGGCGTCCTCGAGCGCCTGACAGGCTCCCTGTCCGTACACGGTGGGCATGGCATGTGCGGCGTCGCCCAGCAGAACGACCCGTCCGTCGATCCACGTTTCCGCTTCGGTCCAGGCGTGACCGTCGATGCGGAAAATATCCTCCTCCGGCGTCAGTTCCACCGCCTTTTTCATCGGCTCGGGGAACTTTTCGAGCAGGGTGAGCAGCTTCCGTTTCACGGTACCCGGTTCATCCTTGCCGCCCGGTTCGGTATTCAGGCCGATCGTCCAGGAGAAGCGGGTGTCGTCGACGGCCCAGCATCCGCCGTTCAAACCGTTGGTGCCCCAGAACATGGCGAGATTTCCCGGTTCGATGCCCACCGGTCCCGAGGAAATGCCGCGCCAGATGGTATAGCCGAGGTATTCCGGTTCTCCGCATCCCGTCATTTGCTTCCGGATGGCGGAACGGATCCCGTCGGCGCCGATCAGTGCGGCTCCCCGCACTTCCTCCCCGTTTTCCATGAGCAGGGTGACGCCGTCCGCATCCTGCCGGTAACCGGTGACGGCGACGCCGAACCGGATCGGCACGTCTTCGGCCCCGGCACGGAGGATGCGCATGAGATCGGAACGTCGCAGATTGACGGACGGGACCCGGGAAATTTGTTCCACCGGGGTGTCCATCAAAAGGTCCCCCTTGTAAGAATAGATCGTTTGACGGCGGATGCGCGCCCCGGTCGCGACCACCGCGTCGCCCAGTCCGAGCCGGTTCAACGCGGTGATGGCATTGCTCCAGATGTTGAGCGCCGTTCCGCGTTCCGCCAGAATGTTTTCACGCCGTTCGAAGATTTCCGCTTCAAAGCCTTTCTGCTTGAGGGCGATGGCGGTGGCCAATCCCCCGATTCCGGCTCCGGCGATCAGGATGCGTCTTGTATCGTCTCGGGTCATCGCTTTCTCTCCTCTTCCCGGATTGCCGGGGGCTCCGGAGAGCCCCCGGAGAAATTGCGAAATTCATGGACACGATCCACGTGAATCATGCCGGTGGTACGAGTGGCATTTCCGTGACCGCTGCCGTTCCCCGGTCCCGCTCACCGGGAAGCCAACGACACCATGAATCTGCGCAGCACCTCCGGCGTCATGTCGGGACACGGGAATTCGCGGCCCACTCCTTCCGTGGTGAGCGAGGTGTCGAAGACGGGATCCCGATGCCCCGTCAGGTGGCGATCGATAAATTCCTCAAACAGGGCCAGAACGGTCCGGTCTTCCTCGCTTCCTTGTTCCACCTTCTTCTTCGCCGCTTCCAACCACTCGGGCCAGCTCAGGACGCGGAATGAGTCGTCCATGTCCCGCGCGGCGATTCCGAGCACCTCAAAGTGCGGCGGATTCGGATGTGCCAGATGGAACACTTTGCCGAGGCTCTCTTTTTTGCGGGACAAACGAACGAGCGCGCCGCTCACCCAATCGACCGGGACGAGATCCAGCGTCAGGTCCAGTTTGGGCATCAGTCCCCAGACGGCAAAGCGTTTCAGGATTTGGCCGACGATGTCGCGGGCTTTCCAAAGCCCGGATTCGCTGTGACCGGCGACGCGGCCGGGGCGGTAAATGACCACCGGCAACCCGCGTTCCCGGGCCTGAAGCACCATGCGCTCCGCCACCCATTTGCTCTCCGCGTAGCCGCTGAGCAAAACGGACGGAGGCGTTTCGATCAGGTCCGTCTCACGGACGGCTTCGTCATGGCCGACGCCGACGGTGCCCACCGTGGAAACATGATGCAGCACCTTGGTTTTCCCGGCGCAGGCAAAGCGGAGAATTTCCCGCGTGCCGTCCACGTTTTCCGGTTTCAGCTGCTCGTACGGGAGCAGGAAGTTGACACGGGCTCCGCAGTGGTAGATCTCGTCGATTTCCTCCGACAGGCGATCCCACACGGAATCGGTGAGTCCCAGTTTCGGTTTGCCGAGATCTCCGGGTACGGGGAGGATCCGTGACCCGAACGCCTCCTCCCACACGCCGGATGCCTGCAGATTGGCCGTGAGTTTTCGCTTGCCCTCTTCTTCATCTTTCGCCCGGACCAGACAATACACCTCGGCATCGGTCAGACGAAGGAGCTGTTCGAGGAGGTATCCGCCCAAAAATCCGGTCCCGCCGGTCAACAGCACTTTGCGCGGATGCTCCGTCCATTCGGCGGGCGCCTCCGGACGAATGTGCCCGTCCAGCACGGCATCCCGCATCAGCACATCGGGCGACGCCGCGGTACGTCCCGTTTCCCCGCTGTCCAACCAGGCGGCCAACGCTTCCACGGTGGGCGATTCAAACAGCTTCGGCAACGGAAGCTCTTTTTTCATCGCCTGCCGGATGCGGGCCACCGCCCGTGCGGCCAGCAGCGAATGCAATCCCAGGTCGAGCAGATGATCGCGCACGCCCACCCGTTTCAGCCGGAGCATTTCACCGAACAGGCCGCAGAGCGCCTTCTCGGTCTCCGTCCTCGGCGCCACGTAGGTGCTGTCGTCGCCGGAAACAGCCGGCTTCGGCAGCGCCCGCTTGTCCAATTTGCCGTTGACGGTGAGCGGAATCTCCTCCAACTCCACCCAAGCGACGGGCACCATGTACTCCGGCAGGTGTCTGCGGAGCGCATCGCGCAGCTCGGACACTTCCACCGGCCGTGACGGCACGTAGTAGGCCACCAGCCGCTTGTCGCCCGGCGTGTCTTCCCGGACGATCACCGCCGCTCCCTTGATCGCCGGATGATCCCGCAGCACTGAGGCGATTTCGCCCGGTTCCACCCGGAAGCCGCGGATTTTCACCTGATCGTCCATCCGCCCCAGGAATTCCATGTCTCCGTCGGGCAGGTAACGGGCCAGATCGCCGGAGCGGTACATCATCGCTCCCGGCTCGTCCGAGAACGGATCGGGAACGAAGCGGGCCTCCGTCAATTCGGGCCGGTTCAGGTATCCCCGAGCCACACCGGCACCCGCGACACAAATCTCGCCCGGAGCGCCGACGGGAACGGGTCTTTGCCGTTCATCCAACAGATAGATGGACAGATCGGGGAGCGGAATGCCGATCAGGCTGCGACCGCCGCGATCCAAATCCGCCTTCGTCACGCGGCGGAACGTGGCGTGCACGGTGATCTCGGTGATGCCGTACATGTTGATCAATTGCGGTCGCTCGTCCCCGTGCCGGTCGATCCACGGTTTCAGGCTGGGGATGTCCAGCCGTTCCCCGGCGAACACCACGTAACGCAGCTTGAGATCGGATGCCCGCGGATGGGTGTTGTCCACGGGAATCAGCTGCAGGAAAGCCGACGGGGTTTGATTCAGCACGGTGACGTTCTTCTCCAGCAGAAGGCGGTAGAACGCCTCCGGATCGCGGCAGGTCCACCACGGAACGATCACCAGCTTGCCGCCGTGCAGGAAGGCCCCCCACATTTCCCACACCGACACATCGAAGGCAAACGAATGGAACAGCGGCCAGACGTCTTCTTCGGTGAACTCAAAGTGCTTGCGGGCACCGATCACCAGACGGGCCACGTTTTCGTGGGTGACCAGCGTCCCCTTCGGCCGGCCCGTCGTTCCGGACGTGTAAATCACGTACGCCAGGTGTTCCGGTTTCACGGAGCTTTCAACCGGAGAACCCTCTTCACCGATCCACTCCTCTTCCGCATCCAGTCTGAGCACCTGTCCGTCAAACGCCACACGTTCGGCCAAATCGCCCTCGGCGAGGAGCACCGAAGCTCCCGCGTCTTCCAGAATCAGTCGGATGCGCTCCGGCGGATACATGGGATCCAAAGGAACATATGCGGCCCCGGCTTTCAAAATGCCGAGAATTCCGGAAACGGTGTGAATGGAGCGATCCACCAGCAGTGCCACCCGGTCTTCCGTTTTCACGCCCGATCGCTTCAGACGGCGGGCGATCCGGTTGGTCAGCTCGTCCAGCTCCCGGTAGGTCCAGCTCCGGTCGTCATGCTCGACGGCGATGCGGTCCGGGGTACGGGACGCCTGTTCACGGAACAGTTCATGCAGCGGCCGGTCGACGGGGACATGTTCCCGCTTGTTTCGCTTTGCCAGAAACGCCTTTTCCTCCGCGGTGAGCACCTCGATGTCGGAAAGTCGCCCGTCCGGATGGCGGGTGAATGCCTCCAGCACCGTGCGCACGTTGTTCAGAAACCGACGGGCCGCTTCTTGATCGAACCTGCGCCTGTCGTACACCAGGCGCAGCGGCATGTAGTCGCCGGGCAAGGCGATCAGGGTGAGCGGATAATGCGGCCGGCCGTCATACCAAGCCTCCAGCAGAGAAAGCCCCACTTCGTCCAGAGAGTATTCGGGGATGGGAACGTTCTCGAAGGCCACCGTGCTCTCAAACAGGCGGCTGACCAGGGACGTCTCGCTCCATTCCTGGATCTTGTCCAGCGGAATGCCTCCGTGTTCGCGGACGGCGGCTTGCTCCGCCTGGAATGACTGCAACCACTCCAGCACCTTGCGCTCGGGATCCAGACGGGTGCGCACCGGCAAGGTGATCAGCATCGGCCCCATCATCGTTTCACTGCCCAGATCCAGCAGATCGACCGGTTGATGGGCCATGGTGGATCCCGCCACCACGTCGTCGGTTCCCAGGTACCGCCCCAGCACCACCATCCATGCCGCTTGGATCATGGTGTTCATGGTCAGGCGTCCTTCGCGGATGAAACGATGCAAGGGTTCGGCCAGATCCCGAAGGTGGATTTCCTCAAAAGCGTGGGTCACTTGCGCTTCGGAATCGGGCTCCCCGAGCATGAGCGGTTCGGGAGGCTCATACCCTTTCAGGTAATCACGCCAAAACGTTTCGTGCCTTTCCGGCTTCGCCCGTTTCCACCACGCCACGTAATCGCGATACGGGCGGGCGGTCGGCAGGACCGGGGTTTTCCCTTGTCGGAGCGCTTTGTACAGGGTGAGAAACTCGGAAATGGCAACGCCGAACGACCATCCGTCCATGGCGATGTGGGGGAATCGCCAGGCGAAACGCCACGTCTCTTCATCAAAGCGAATCAAGGTGAGGCGCATCAGCGGCGGCCGGGTCAGATCAAAATCCTTCTGCCGGTCTTCCAGCAGGAACGCCGCATAGCGGCGCTCCCGCTCTTTGGAAGACAGATGCGTCCAATCCCACACTTCCAGCGGAACGTCCACCCGGCGATGCACCACCTGCAGCGGCTTCTCCAGCTCCTTGGCATGAATGGCCGTGCGCAGGATCGGGTGACGGGCCACCACTTTCCGCCAGGCGGCATGGAAGTCTTCGATGTTCATTTCCCCTTGGAAAGTGAAGTTCAACTGTTCCACGTACACGCCGGAACGGGGAGCGTACATCAGATGAAACAGGAAGCCTTGCTGAATGGGAGACAGTTCATAAATATCCTCGATGTTTTTCACTGTTCATCGCCTCCGTTCAGCATTTGCAGGAATTGAAGCAACTCTTCCCGGTCCAGTCCCGCATCCGCGAAATCCTCCGGACTCAGCGCCGTTTCGACCGACGGTTCATCCGCGGCCAGCTCCCGCAGTTCGGCAAGCATCGCGTCGGCCATCCGGCGGACCGCTTCTTCCGTGTAGTGCGCACCGTCCGCGAGGAAGACGAACCGAAGCTCATCATTCGCCACCACCGGAACAATCTCCAGCCATGCGGGTTCCATCGGGCCGGATCCCGGCATCGTGTGTCGGGCGTCGATGCCGAACAGCGGAGCTTCTTCCCGCCAATCATCCAGCATCAGCGGGCGAAGAATCCGCACGCGGGCAGGTGCATCTTCCCCTTCGCCGCGCACCTGGTCCTTGACATGGGCCAGCCAAGCTCCGGCCGATTGATCGACCACTTCCAGCTTCATGGACACGGTTCCGGAAAAACCGCCCACCGTTTTGCGCAGCCGCTGCGCTGCTTCGCGGTCTCCGCGCCGCTCCCGCTCCAGTCCGAACAGGAATCGCGAATCACCGGTCAGACGCTTCCAGGCCCTCGTGAGCGCGGCCGTTGTCAACTCGGTGACGGACACCCGGTGCACGGCCGCCGCTTCACCGAGCAATGGCTCCGTTTCTTCCCGGCTCAACCGCACGTGGATGCGAACGCCGCGAGCCGTCATCCCTTCCGCGGATACAGCCATGGGTGCCGTTTCGCTTTGCCCGGCAATGAGCTCTCCCTTGATCTCCCGGTCAGCTGATTCTTCCTGGCGTTCCGCCAACCGTTTCATCCATTCGCCCCACTCCACGGCCGGTTTGGCCAGCCATCCGTCCGCTCCCGTCCGCAACTGTTCGTACAGTCCGGAAACATCCCGGAGAAGGATGGACCACGAAGTGGTGTCCGCCGCCAAACGGTGCAGGTGCCACACCCATTTGCGAATGCCGTCTCCGAGGTCGAACAGTGCGGTGCTGAGCAGCGGGCCGCGGGTGAGGTCCATTTCCTTCCGCATCTCCTCCAGCATTTCATCCAGGGCGGCTTCCCGCTCCCCTTCCGAAAAGGCGCTGAGATCAATCAGCGGAATGTACGGCTCGAAGTCGTCCGGATCTGCCACCGACATCATCCAGCCCTTCTCATCCCTGAAGACCCTGAGACGCAGGGCGTCATGGTGACGAAGCAGGACGGCCAAGGCCCGTTCGGCAACGGCGGAATCAAAATCTTCCGGCACGTCCAGCACCAGCTGTCCCACGGCGGCCGGTCCGGCTTCGATCCAGGCGACCTGTTCGGCCGGAACCGGAACGGTTTGACCGGAAGCGGCCATCGGTTCCTTTTTGCGCACGACGCGGGACAACTCGGCAATGGTTTGATGGGCGAACACATCCTGCGGCGTCACCTCGATGCCGCGGGCGTTGAGTCGGGAGATGATCTGGATGGCCATGATCGAATCTCCGCCCATTTCGAAGAAGTTCTGATGCAGCCCCACATGTTCCGTCCCCAGCACATCCGCCACCACGGACGCGATTTCAATGGCCAGTTCGTCGGCCGTTTCACCGGCCGCTTCGCCACCTCCCTGGCTGTCCGCCATGGCCAGCCGGTTCAAGGCTTTGCGATCCACCTTGCCGTTTGATGAAAGCGGCAGCTGGTCCAGGATCAGCCATTGGACCGGAACCATGTAGGACGGAATGTTCTCTGCCACATGCTGTTTCAATCTGTCCAGCCATTCGCTCGCCTCTTCCCCGTCCGGCTGATCAAACGGCTCTTCCGGCACCACGAACGCGGCGAGGCGCAGATGGCTGCGATCCGTGCCCACGGCGGCCACCACGGCGGTGCGCACGCCCGGATCACCGGTGATCGCGGCCTCGATTTCTCCCAGCTCGATGCGGAAACCGCGGATTTTCACCTGAAAATCTTCGCGACCCAGGAATTCGATGTTTCCGTCCGGCAGGTAGCGTCCGAGATCTCCCGTGCGATACAGCCGCTCCCCGGTCACCGGATGGCGAATGAAGCCGGCATCGGTTTTTTCCTGGTCGCGCCAATATTCTTGCGCCAATCCGACGCCGCCGATGTAGAGCTGACCCGGTACCCATTCGGGGGACGGATCCATCCGCTCGTTCAACACGTGGAAGGTTTGGTTGCGCAGCGGCACGCCGTACGGGATGCTCTCCCACTCCCGTTTGACTTCGGTGATCGGGTAGTGGATCGACCAGATCGAGGCCTCCGTCGCTCCACCCAGGCTCCAGATGCGGGCACCGTCCGCCATGGACCGGATGCGATCCGGCAGCTGGACGGGGATCCAATCGCCGCTCATCATGACCACTTTCAGCGGCAAACCGGTTTCCCCCTGGCCCAGGGCATGCTCCGCCAACATTTCCATCAGGGCGGGCACCGTGTTCCACACCGTCACCCGATGCTCGCGGATCAACTGGATCCAGCGGGCAGGATCGCGACCGGCTCCCGACTCCGGCATGACAATCGTTCCGCCGGCGGCCAGCAGACCGAACACATCGTACACCGACAAGTCAAAGCTCAGCGAGGACAGGGCAAGTACGGCATCTTCTTCTCCCACGCCGAACCGTTCGTTGATGTCCAGGATCGTGTTCAGGGCGGCCCGGTGGGTGATCGCCACGCCTTTGGGCAGACCCGTCGACCCGGAAGTGTAGATGACATAGGCGAGATCGTCCGGACGGGCGACCGGCTCCAAGGGTTCTCCTTCCGGTCCCTCCCAACCGTCCGATGCCGCGGCGAGCGTGTGAACTCCGTCGCCGGCTGCCGGCAGCGGCTCTCCGTCCAGGGTGATCAACCATTTCACCTGGCCGTGTTCGATCAAGTAGCGTTGACGCTCCTCCGGCAGATCCGGATCA from Staphylospora marina includes:
- a CDS encoding thioester reductase domain-containing protein — encoded protein: MKNIEDIYELSPIQQGFLFHLMYAPRSGVYVEQLNFTFQGEMNIEDFHAAWRKVVARHPILRTAIHAKELEKPLQVVHRRVDVPLEVWDWTHLSSKERERRYAAFLLEDRQKDFDLTRPPLMRLTLIRFDEETWRFAWRFPHIAMDGWSFGVAISEFLTLYKALRQGKTPVLPTARPYRDYVAWWKRAKPERHETFWRDYLKGYEPPEPLMLGEPDSEAQVTHAFEEIHLRDLAEPLHRFIREGRLTMNTMIQAAWMVVLGRYLGTDDVVAGSTMAHQPVDLLDLGSETMMGPMLITLPVRTRLDPERKVLEWLQSFQAEQAAVREHGGIPLDKIQEWSETSLVSRLFESTVAFENVPIPEYSLDEVGLSLLEAWYDGRPHYPLTLIALPGDYMPLRLVYDRRRFDQEAARRFLNNVRTVLEAFTRHPDGRLSDIEVLTAEEKAFLAKRNKREHVPVDRPLHELFREQASRTPDRIAVEHDDRSWTYRELDELTNRIARRLKRSGVKTEDRVALLVDRSIHTVSGILGILKAGAAYVPLDPMYPPERIRLILEDAGASVLLAEGDLAERVAFDGQVLRLDAEEEWIGEEGSPVESSVKPEHLAYVIYTSGTTGRPKGTLVTHENVARLVIGARKHFEFTEEDVWPLFHSFAFDVSVWEMWGAFLHGGKLVIVPWWTCRDPEAFYRLLLEKNVTVLNQTPSAFLQLIPVDNTHPRASDLKLRYVVFAGERLDIPSLKPWIDRHGDERPQLINMYGITEITVHATFRRVTKADLDRGGRSLIGIPLPDLSIYLLDERQRPVPVGAPGEICVAGAGVARGYLNRPELTEARFVPDPFSDEPGAMMYRSGDLARYLPDGDMEFLGRMDDQVKIRGFRVEPGEIASVLRDHPAIKGAAVIVREDTPGDKRLVAYYVPSRPVEVSELRDALRRHLPEYMVPVAWVELEEIPLTVNGKLDKRALPKPAVSGDDSTYVAPRTETEKALCGLFGEMLRLKRVGVRDHLLDLGLHSLLAARAVARIRQAMKKELPLPKLFESPTVEALAAWLDSGETGRTAASPDVLMRDAVLDGHIRPEAPAEWTEHPRKVLLTGGTGFLGGYLLEQLLRLTDAEVYCLVRAKDEEEGKRKLTANLQASGVWEEAFGSRILPVPGDLGKPKLGLTDSVWDRLSEEIDEIYHCGARVNFLLPYEQLKPENVDGTREILRFACAGKTKVLHHVSTVGTVGVGHDEAVRETDLIETPPSVLLSGYAESKWVAERMVLQARERGLPVVIYRPGRVAGHSESGLWKARDIVGQILKRFAVWGLMPKLDLTLDLVPVDWVSGALVRLSRKKESLGKVFHLAHPNPPHFEVLGIAARDMDDSFRVLSWPEWLEAAKKKVEQGSEEDRTVLALFEEFIDRHLTGHRDPVFDTSLTTEGVGREFPCPDMTPEVLRRFMVSLASR
- a CDS encoding FAD-dependent monooxygenase gives rise to the protein MTRDDTRRILIAGAGIGGLATAIALKQKGFEAEIFERRENILAERGTALNIWSNAITALNRLGLGDAVVATGARIRRQTIYSYKGDLLMDTPVEQISRVPSVNLRRSDLMRILRAGAEDVPIRFGVAVTGYRQDADGVTLLMENGEEVRGAALIGADGIRSAIRKQMTGCGEPEYLGYTIWRGISSGPVGIEPGNLAMFWGTNGLNGGCWAVDDTRFSWTIGLNTEPGGKDEPGTVKRKLLTLLEKFPEPMKKAVELTPEEDIFRIDGHAWTEAETWIDGRVVLLGDAAHAMPTVYGQGACQALEDAVVLAESLAGATDVREGLRRYVDRRKPRMDWIRGKVFFGAKMQKMGNPLFVQLKNMYLKHFFPQKANLATWQRLLAFDDEGVEVERNEQAGVGR